The following proteins come from a genomic window of Enterobacter chengduensis:
- a CDS encoding RHS repeat-associated core domain-containing protein, translating to MFEAARVGDDIGHSGALAGMIAGTIVGGLIAAAGGILAGAMFIAGLGASCLGVGVLLVGASLAVGYYTGELATAARDGIADAGASSMTKKGVITSGSPNVFINGKPAAMATDSAVKCSDDGSQQMAEGSSRVSINGLPAARIGDRTTCDAKVMTGSDNVIIGGDPQQTLPIQPEVPEWLYKVSDLTLLFAGLIGGWGGAAGKVGALSKLLGKIPGINKLARIACRAGTLMTGVAAAGIIARPVDIVSGQKFLSGDDELDFVLPSRLPVRWQRYWRSGNPGDSVLGRGWSLFWESRLEPYQDGLAWRAPSGDYVAFPKVPKGMRTYCESEKNWLEHHSDGSWSVYDVSGERWHYAPLKDDAPSLLQRISEPCGNEILFEWNADNTLHALTDSAGQRVVCRYDRDRLVGAWLDDEICLVSYAYDEQRQLVCVTGRGGSVRRRFRWQDGLMSAHEDANGLLSEYRWQEIDGLPRVVGFRHSGGERLTFEYDFDNGTRRATREDGAQAHWLVDDDDNVARFTDYDGRQTTFVYRDGELCDVILPGGAMRRSAWDKYGRMTSETDPAGRRTEYHWYRLTDRITRTVYPDGTSSQAVYDLRGRLLSETDPAGNATAYRYPDDLENLPESITDAIGGVVRLVWNHQGLLTQRTDCSGSVTRFTYDRFGQLIASEDAEGNITRREWGRAGLLSAVIHPDGSRESLVWNERGQLTGWRDPLESEVSWAYNALGLPVSLTDRIGRVRQWRYDPRGNLLRLDNGNGAEYRFTYDAVGRPLSETRPDETVRHMEWDARGFLCALEENGRPAADGGIARRVQQFSYDDSGLLIGRTQRHAEYRYFRDLSGQIARIRRTPTAEGVALGIESDEIAYRHDAAGRVLSESGINGEVCYEWDALSNLTGLTLPGEQKLAWLHYGSGHVSAIRFGQQLVTEFTRDRLHREVRRTQGAREQFRQYDSLGRRTLQRSELNTDVALPEQTLLERLYRYTARGELSGVSDTLRGEVDYGYDAEGRLLKHYEARQGYSRAQFSYDAADNLAASDDPAPVTDNRLQHWQALFMKYDHWGNLVSRRNGLYEQHYAYDAENRLVSARGTGPEGRFKASYHYDALGRRTRKTVTTTHGTTETRFLWQGYRLLQEQQESRLCSTYIYDPNEAWGPLARVDHLHDQSSGEIYWFNTDLNGAPLEVTDERGAVRWSGQYGSFGEVRHQSEGFSRVVNRSAMARQPLRYAGQYADGETGLHYNLFRYYDPQVGRFIVQDPIGLNGGWNLYQYAPNPLGWIDPLGLSFGTGKGTHTAHATLFDSEGNVKAQGIWQSGNMTPEEKALGFPQSSLATHTEARITRELDQIASPGDKLVIDGQYPPCTSCRGKMNTFKLNTGADVVYNWPSDTGQINEWQASGKKSARRKNCSG from the coding sequence ATGTTTGAAGCTGCACGCGTAGGTGATGATATCGGCCACTCCGGTGCGCTGGCCGGGATGATTGCCGGAACGATTGTCGGCGGCCTGATTGCCGCCGCCGGGGGCATCCTGGCGGGGGCAATGTTTATTGCCGGACTCGGCGCATCCTGCCTTGGCGTGGGCGTCCTGCTCGTCGGCGCGAGCCTGGCCGTGGGCTACTACACCGGGGAGCTGGCGACCGCCGCCCGCGACGGCATCGCGGACGCCGGGGCATCCAGCATGACGAAGAAAGGCGTCATCACCTCCGGCTCGCCCAACGTGTTTATCAACGGTAAACCCGCCGCCATGGCCACGGACAGCGCGGTGAAGTGCTCTGACGACGGCTCGCAGCAGATGGCCGAAGGCTCCTCGCGTGTTTCCATTAACGGCCTGCCTGCGGCCCGCATCGGGGATCGCACCACCTGCGACGCGAAGGTGATGACCGGTTCGGACAACGTCATTATCGGCGGCGATCCGCAGCAGACCCTGCCCATTCAGCCTGAAGTCCCCGAGTGGCTGTATAAAGTCTCCGACCTTACCCTGCTGTTCGCCGGGCTGATTGGCGGGTGGGGCGGTGCCGCCGGCAAAGTCGGGGCGCTCTCTAAGCTGCTGGGAAAAATCCCTGGTATCAACAAGCTGGCCCGTATCGCCTGCCGCGCCGGCACGCTGATGACCGGCGTGGCCGCCGCGGGGATCATCGCCCGCCCGGTGGATATCGTCAGCGGACAGAAGTTTCTCAGCGGGGATGATGAACTCGATTTCGTTCTGCCTTCCCGTCTTCCGGTGCGCTGGCAGCGCTACTGGCGCAGCGGCAACCCCGGCGACAGCGTGCTGGGCCGCGGCTGGAGCCTGTTCTGGGAAAGCCGCCTGGAGCCTTATCAGGACGGCCTGGCGTGGCGCGCGCCGTCCGGCGATTACGTCGCCTTCCCGAAGGTCCCAAAAGGGATGCGCACCTACTGTGAAAGCGAAAAGAACTGGCTTGAACATCACTCTGACGGCAGCTGGTCGGTGTATGATGTCAGCGGCGAGCGCTGGCACTATGCGCCGCTTAAGGATGATGCCCCGTCGCTGCTCCAGCGCATCTCTGAACCCTGCGGCAACGAGATCCTCTTCGAGTGGAATGCGGATAATACCCTGCATGCCCTGACCGACAGCGCGGGCCAGCGCGTGGTCTGCCGCTACGACCGCGACAGGCTCGTCGGCGCCTGGCTGGATGACGAGATCTGCCTGGTCAGTTACGCTTATGATGAACAGCGCCAGCTGGTCTGTGTGACCGGCCGGGGCGGTAGCGTGCGCCGACGCTTCCGCTGGCAGGACGGGCTGATGAGCGCCCATGAGGACGCCAACGGCCTGCTGAGCGAATACCGATGGCAGGAGATTGACGGCCTGCCGCGCGTGGTCGGCTTCCGCCACAGCGGCGGCGAACGGCTGACGTTCGAATACGATTTTGATAACGGCACCCGCCGCGCGACCCGCGAAGACGGCGCGCAGGCGCACTGGCTGGTGGACGACGACGACAACGTCGCGCGCTTCACGGATTACGACGGTCGCCAGACGACCTTTGTCTACCGCGACGGCGAGCTCTGCGACGTCATCCTGCCGGGCGGGGCGATGCGCCGCAGCGCGTGGGACAAATACGGCCGCATGACCAGCGAGACGGACCCGGCGGGCCGCCGCACGGAGTATCACTGGTATCGTCTGACCGACCGCATCACCCGCACGGTCTACCCGGACGGCACCTCATCGCAGGCCGTGTACGACCTTCGCGGTCGCCTGCTGTCGGAGACGGATCCGGCCGGTAATGCCACCGCGTATCGCTATCCCGACGATCTTGAAAACCTGCCGGAGAGCATTACCGACGCCATCGGCGGCGTGGTGCGCCTGGTCTGGAACCACCAGGGGCTGCTGACGCAGCGCACCGACTGCTCCGGCAGCGTGACCCGCTTCACCTACGACCGCTTCGGGCAGCTGATTGCCAGCGAGGATGCGGAAGGGAACATCACGCGCCGGGAGTGGGGCCGTGCCGGGCTGCTGAGCGCCGTGATCCACCCGGACGGCAGCCGCGAGTCGCTGGTGTGGAACGAACGCGGCCAGCTTACGGGCTGGCGCGACCCGCTGGAAAGCGAGGTGAGCTGGGCCTATAACGCGCTCGGCCTCCCGGTCAGCCTCACCGACCGTATTGGCCGCGTGCGCCAGTGGCGCTACGACCCGCGCGGTAACCTGCTGCGGCTCGATAACGGCAACGGGGCGGAATACCGCTTCACCTACGACGCCGTGGGCCGCCCGCTCAGCGAAACGCGCCCGGACGAGACCGTGCGCCATATGGAATGGGACGCGCGAGGGTTCCTCTGCGCGCTCGAAGAAAACGGCAGGCCTGCCGCCGACGGCGGCATCGCCCGTCGCGTCCAGCAGTTCAGCTATGACGACAGCGGGCTGCTGATCGGGCGCACTCAGCGCCACGCGGAGTACCGCTACTTCCGCGACCTGAGCGGCCAGATCGCCCGCATCCGCCGTACGCCGACGGCCGAAGGCGTTGCCCTGGGTATCGAAAGCGATGAGATCGCTTACCGCCACGACGCAGCCGGGCGCGTGCTGAGCGAGTCCGGCATTAACGGCGAGGTGTGCTACGAATGGGATGCCCTGAGCAACCTGACCGGCCTGACGCTGCCCGGCGAGCAAAAGCTGGCCTGGCTGCACTATGGCTCCGGCCACGTCAGCGCCATCCGCTTCGGGCAGCAGCTGGTGACCGAGTTCACCCGCGACCGCCTGCACCGCGAGGTGCGCCGCACCCAGGGCGCGCGCGAGCAGTTCCGTCAGTATGACAGCCTGGGCAGACGAACCCTGCAGCGCAGCGAGCTGAACACGGACGTGGCCCTGCCGGAGCAGACGCTACTGGAACGCCTGTATCGCTACACCGCGCGCGGCGAGCTTTCCGGCGTCAGCGACACCCTGCGAGGTGAGGTGGATTACGGCTACGACGCCGAAGGGCGTCTGCTGAAGCACTACGAGGCCCGCCAGGGGTACAGCCGCGCGCAGTTCAGCTATGACGCCGCGGATAATCTCGCCGCCAGTGACGATCCGGCACCGGTCACGGATAACCGCCTGCAGCACTGGCAGGCGCTGTTTATGAAGTACGACCACTGGGGCAACCTGGTCAGCCGCCGCAACGGGCTGTATGAACAGCATTATGCCTATGATGCCGAGAATCGGTTGGTATCCGCCCGCGGAACCGGGCCGGAAGGGCGGTTTAAGGCGAGTTATCACTACGACGCGCTGGGCCGCCGCACGCGCAAAACCGTCACCACGACGCACGGCACCACCGAGACCCGCTTCCTGTGGCAAGGCTATCGCCTGCTGCAGGAGCAGCAGGAGAGCAGGCTGTGCAGCACGTATATTTACGACCCGAATGAAGCCTGGGGCCCGCTGGCGCGGGTGGATCACCTTCATGACCAGAGCAGCGGTGAGATTTACTGGTTCAACACCGACCTGAACGGCGCGCCGCTGGAGGTGACCGACGAGCGCGGAGCGGTGCGCTGGAGCGGCCAGTACGGCAGCTTTGGCGAGGTGCGCCATCAGAGCGAAGGGTTCTCACGGGTTGTGAATCGCTCGGCAATGGCGCGCCAGCCGCTTCGCTATGCCGGGCAGTACGCTGACGGTGAAACGGGGCTGCACTATAACCTGTTCCGCTACTACGACCCGCAGGTCGGGCGGTTTATTGTGCAGGATCCGATTGGGCTGAATGGCGGGTGGAACCTTTATCAGTATGCGCCGAATCCGTTGGGGTGGATTGATCCGCTTGGGTTGTCATTTGGCACTGGCAAAGGCACTCATACCGCCCATGCAACGCTTTTTGACAGTGAGGGTAATGTCAAAGCTCAAGGTATTTGGCAGAGCGGTAACATGACTCCAGAGGAAAAAGCTTTAGGCTTCCCACAGAGTTCCCTGGCAACACACACGGAAGCAAGAATCACCAGAGAACTTGACCAAATAGCGTCGCCTGGGGATAAACTGGTAATCGATGGACAGTATCCACCGTGTACATCATGTCGTGGTAAGATGAACACCTTTAAATTGAATACTGGCGCAGATGTCGTCTACAACTGGCCTTCCGACACTGGTCAGATTAATGAATGGCAGGCTTCTGGTAAAAAATCAGCTAGGCGAAAAAACTGCTCAGGATGA
- a CDS encoding helix-turn-helix domain-containing protein, with product MNYAAAIKASNDLTSELPFLGSSPSRQDYEDALGLVEYLIEHDPDSPLVEMFTAKIDKYENESPEFAEFNARVASIPSGVALLRTLMDQYQLTQSDFENEIGKKSLVSRILNGQRTLTLDHMRALAKRFGVSVSAFVGK from the coding sequence ATGAACTATGCGGCAGCCATCAAAGCGTCAAACGATCTGACAAGCGAGCTCCCTTTCCTGGGTTCAAGCCCGTCACGTCAAGATTACGAGGATGCTCTGGGATTGGTGGAATATCTGATTGAGCATGACCCCGATAGCCCGCTGGTAGAGATGTTCACTGCGAAAATCGATAAATATGAAAACGAGTCTCCGGAGTTTGCAGAATTTAACGCACGTGTTGCCAGCATTCCGTCAGGCGTTGCGCTGCTGAGAACGCTGATGGATCAGTATCAACTCACTCAGAGCGATTTCGAAAACGAAATAGGCAAGAAGTCTCTGGTGAGTCGAATCCTCAACGGACAGCGCACGTTAACGCTGGATCATATGCGAGCGTTGGCGAAGCGTTTTGGCGTGTCGGTAAGTGCATTTGTGGGGAAATGA
- a CDS encoding DcrB-related protein → MSEPTSQCLFSEGLIAFPEGYQDRTVNVFAPPAADAPAFNLSRDALNPGEALSAYIDRQLALMEKHIKGWKQGERSAATLGDGLLQGETVHASYLRDGKRIWQQQAVFNVENDKILVFTMTCTRALGDADRALFGDLLRSFRFHH, encoded by the coding sequence ATGTCAGAACCAACTTCGCAGTGCCTTTTCAGTGAAGGACTGATCGCTTTTCCTGAAGGTTATCAGGATCGTACCGTCAACGTCTTCGCGCCGCCCGCAGCGGACGCGCCGGCGTTTAACCTCTCCCGCGATGCCCTCAACCCCGGCGAAGCGCTTTCCGCGTATATCGATCGCCAGCTCGCCCTGATGGAAAAACACATCAAGGGCTGGAAGCAGGGTGAGCGCAGCGCAGCGACCCTGGGCGACGGCCTTTTGCAGGGTGAAACCGTCCATGCGAGCTACCTGCGCGACGGAAAACGCATCTGGCAGCAGCAGGCCGTATTTAACGTCGAGAACGATAAAATTCTGGTGTTCACCATGACCTGCACCCGCGCGCTGGGCGATGCCGACCGCGCGCTGTTTGGCGATCTTCTCAGGAGCTTTCGCTTCCACCATTAA
- the budA gene encoding acetolactate decarboxylase: MHSSACDCEASLCETLRGFSAQHPDSVIYQTSLMSALLSGVYEGETTIADLLAHGDFGLGTFNELDGEMIAFSSQVYQLRADGSARAAKPDQKTPFAVMTWFQPQYRKTFDAPISRQQIHDVIDQQIPSDNLFCALRIDGNFRHAHTRTVPRQTPPYRAMTDVLDDQPVFRFNQREGVLVGFRTPQHMQGINVAGYHEHFITDDRQGGGHLLDYQLESGVLTFGEIHKLMIDLPADSAFLQANLHPSNLDAAIRSVEN, translated from the coding sequence ATGCATTCATCTGCCTGCGACTGTGAGGCCAGCCTGTGCGAGACCCTGCGGGGGTTCTCCGCCCAGCATCCTGACAGCGTGATCTATCAAACATCGCTAATGAGCGCCCTGCTAAGCGGCGTGTACGAAGGCGAGACCACCATCGCCGATCTGCTGGCGCACGGTGATTTTGGTCTGGGCACCTTCAACGAGCTGGACGGCGAAATGATTGCCTTCAGCAGCCAGGTGTACCAGCTGCGCGCCGACGGCAGCGCCCGGGCCGCGAAGCCGGACCAGAAAACGCCGTTTGCGGTGATGACCTGGTTTCAGCCGCAGTACCGTAAAACCTTCGATGCGCCGATCAGCCGTCAGCAGATCCACGACGTTATCGATCAGCAGATCCCGTCCGATAACCTGTTCTGCGCGCTGCGTATCGACGGCAATTTCCGCCACGCCCACACCCGCACCGTACCGCGCCAGACGCCGCCGTACCGCGCGATGACCGACGTGCTGGACGACCAGCCGGTGTTCCGCTTCAACCAGCGCGAGGGCGTGCTGGTCGGGTTCCGCACGCCGCAGCACATGCAGGGCATCAACGTGGCCGGCTATCACGAGCATTTCATCACCGACGACCGTCAGGGCGGGGGACACCTGCTCGACTACCAGCTGGAGAGCGGCGTGCTCACCTTCGGTGAAATTCACAAGCTGATGATTGACCTGCCCGCCGACAGCGCGTTTTTACAGGCCAACCTTCACCCCAGCAATCTGGATGCCGCGATCCGTTCCGTCGAAAACTAA
- a CDS encoding LysR family transcriptional regulator, translating into MELRYLRYFVAVARERHFTKAAKALGISQPPLSQQIKRLEEEVGTPLFRRLTRGVELTEAGEAFYEDACKILALSDAALEKARGIARGLNGSLSIGITSSDAFHPQIFALIRQFQVQNMAVQVHQVEANMSSLTTMLAEGELDIAFVRLPCESSKAFELTILDREPMVVALHRDHPLAACDSLALEQLRDTPVVLFPQEVAPGLYDRVHGCCERAGIDVQHALQSSQLSSSLSMVSAGGGFALVPKSMAAISPPNVTYHALSSPELYTDIALCWRRFERSRTVKRFLAMMSEG; encoded by the coding sequence ATGGAACTTCGTTATCTGCGGTATTTTGTCGCCGTTGCACGCGAGCGGCACTTCACCAAAGCGGCCAAAGCGCTGGGTATTTCACAGCCTCCTCTGAGTCAGCAGATCAAACGGCTCGAAGAGGAAGTGGGCACCCCGCTGTTCAGGCGCCTGACGCGTGGCGTGGAGCTGACCGAGGCGGGAGAAGCCTTCTATGAGGACGCCTGTAAGATCCTGGCGCTGAGCGACGCCGCGCTGGAGAAAGCCCGCGGCATCGCGCGCGGGCTGAACGGCAGCCTGTCGATTGGCATCACCAGCTCCGACGCTTTTCATCCTCAGATTTTCGCGCTGATCCGTCAGTTTCAGGTGCAGAACATGGCGGTGCAGGTTCATCAGGTGGAAGCGAATATGTCTTCGCTGACGACGATGCTGGCGGAGGGTGAACTGGATATCGCCTTCGTGCGCCTGCCGTGCGAGAGCAGCAAGGCGTTCGAGTTAACCATCCTCGACCGGGAGCCGATGGTGGTGGCGCTGCATCGCGATCATCCGCTGGCGGCGTGCGATTCGCTGGCGTTAGAGCAGCTTCGGGATACGCCGGTGGTGTTGTTCCCGCAGGAGGTCGCGCCCGGCCTGTACGACCGGGTTCACGGCTGCTGCGAGCGGGCCGGGATCGACGTGCAGCACGCGCTGCAGTCGTCACAGCTTTCATCCTCCCTGAGCATGGTTTCCGCCGGCGGCGGGTTTGCGCTGGTGCCGAAATCCATGGCGGCCATTTCTCCGCCGAATGTCACCTACCACGCGCTGAGCTCGCCGGAGCTTTATACCGATATCGCGCTCTGCTGGCGGCGCTTTGAACGCTCGCGGACGGTGAAGCGGTTTCTGGCGATGATGAGCGAGGGGTAG
- a CDS encoding ATP-dependent nuclease, giving the protein MSFPLELTAQIAGHNENFIRKVILNRGLTVLLGPNGSGKTHLLRGLKQSLSQHTNGKRVRFLSAGRMGMLEQFRSDYDGYRGGSPQYDNASYGSKSDAVRRHQMETINGDFQTLAERTDILIKIQERLRKLFKRDILIEWDGGSLKILFSRLDIEAKSYSSGREASGLMHLVGILAALYDDDVGALLLDEPEVSLHPQLQAFLLHEILSVSGHPSEGGNKKIVIIATHSTEMLQIQKPEDLLSLVFCYDLISEPVQIPADAGEIKNKKVQNLIARLGQEHKLSLFSKQPLLVEGPSDVMICSALANKLDIHLEAAGSQLLPVIGKGQMPTVAKLLRLLGKSPVALADADGIADGLDLVNSYLNDNPTAERRASELGYRSSQQMVSAIFADFCKLVDSRWNEISATAELHPYWVNKKAEEEAQAKRRSAFCTLFIIDDNELENLAKDNEWSSIKTRLKVLLDLLEQCGLFILRKGSIESYYQNSDPFTSIGKPSAAVGEIDYINQLPHDGVNTAYADLIRCIQHASSTEVICEADALRDLLLSIVAPAHARLKSGESSTNFNILARSILGERSKIFGLVIEGEKLVISIESNILNVKGFPVSIGKDDDVLKCINAALASNL; this is encoded by the coding sequence GTGAGTTTCCCTCTAGAATTGACAGCACAAATTGCTGGTCACAATGAAAACTTTATTCGTAAGGTCATCTTAAACAGAGGTCTTACAGTTCTACTCGGACCAAATGGTTCTGGAAAAACACATCTTTTGAGGGGGCTAAAGCAAAGTCTAAGTCAGCATACGAATGGAAAGCGTGTGCGCTTTCTATCTGCCGGGCGAATGGGTATGTTGGAGCAGTTTAGATCAGACTATGACGGGTATCGTGGAGGCTCACCACAGTACGACAACGCATCTTATGGTAGCAAGAGCGATGCTGTTCGTAGACATCAGATGGAAACTATTAATGGCGATTTCCAAACACTTGCTGAACGGACTGATATTTTAATTAAAATTCAGGAGAGGCTTCGGAAATTATTCAAGCGCGACATTCTTATTGAATGGGATGGTGGATCCCTAAAAATATTATTTTCGCGATTGGACATAGAAGCAAAATCATACTCGTCAGGCAGAGAAGCATCTGGATTGATGCATCTAGTTGGGATTTTAGCTGCACTTTATGATGATGATGTAGGGGCGCTTCTTCTAGATGAACCAGAGGTTTCCTTGCATCCTCAGTTACAGGCATTTCTTCTTCATGAAATCCTAAGTGTATCGGGCCATCCGTCTGAGGGAGGTAACAAAAAGATTGTTATCATCGCTACTCATTCAACAGAAATGCTTCAAATTCAGAAACCGGAAGATTTACTATCTCTTGTTTTCTGTTATGACCTGATTAGTGAGCCAGTGCAAATCCCAGCTGACGCTGGAGAGATCAAGAACAAAAAAGTACAAAACTTAATTGCTCGTCTCGGACAAGAGCATAAGTTATCATTGTTTTCTAAACAGCCTTTATTAGTTGAAGGTCCCTCTGATGTAATGATTTGCAGTGCGCTAGCAAACAAGCTGGATATACATCTTGAAGCTGCCGGATCACAGTTACTACCTGTGATTGGTAAAGGACAGATGCCAACCGTGGCAAAATTATTGCGTTTACTCGGCAAAAGCCCTGTTGCGTTGGCGGACGCTGATGGAATCGCTGATGGCCTTGATCTTGTAAACTCATACCTTAATGATAATCCCACCGCAGAAAGGCGAGCAAGTGAGCTAGGGTATCGATCCTCGCAACAAATGGTTAGTGCTATATTCGCAGATTTTTGCAAATTGGTAGATTCCCGATGGAATGAAATTTCTGCAACCGCCGAATTGCACCCGTATTGGGTGAACAAGAAAGCCGAGGAAGAGGCGCAAGCAAAGCGTCGCTCTGCTTTCTGTACACTTTTCATTATCGATGATAATGAATTAGAAAATTTAGCTAAGGATAATGAGTGGAGTAGTATAAAGACCCGTTTAAAAGTGCTACTTGACTTGCTGGAACAGTGTGGCCTATTTATTTTACGCAAAGGTTCAATAGAGTCTTACTACCAAAATTCAGATCCATTTACTTCAATTGGAAAGCCAAGTGCGGCTGTTGGTGAAATTGACTATATCAATCAGTTACCGCATGACGGTGTTAACACCGCATATGCAGATTTGATCCGCTGCATCCAGCATGCCTCGAGCACTGAAGTAATATGTGAGGCTGATGCACTGAGAGATCTTTTACTTTCAATTGTTGCCCCTGCACATGCCAGACTAAAGAGTGGTGAATCCTCAACAAACTTCAATATTTTGGCTCGTTCAATTTTGGGTGAGCGTTCTAAAATATTTGGCTTGGTTATTGAAGGTGAAAAACTTGTTATTTCAATCGAGAGTAACATTCTTAACGTTAAAGGTTTTCCCGTATCTATTGGTAAAGATGATGATGTGCTGAAATGTATCAATGCAGCCCTTGCCTCTAATCTTTAG
- the alsS gene encoding acetolactate synthase AlsS, with protein MVVGQLEAQGVKQVFGIPGAKIDKVFDSLLDSSIEIIPVRHEANAAFMAAAVGRLTGKAGVALVTSGPGCSNLITGIATANSEGDPVVALGGAVKRADKAKLVHQSMDTVAMFSPVTKYAVEVSSPDAIAEVVSNAFRAAEHGRPGGAFVSLPQDIVDQPATGAILPASGAARMGPAPESAINDVAKLVENAKNPVILLGLMASQPANSAALRTLLEKSRIPVTSTYQAAGAVNQENFTRFAGRVGLFNNQAGDRLLHLADLIICIGYSPVEYEPSMWNSGDATLVHIDVLPAYEERNYVPDLELVGDIAETLNLLANRIDHKLELSQRASEILVDRQHQRDLLDRRGASLNQFALHPLRIVRAMQDIVNSDVTLTVDMGSFHIWIARYLYSFRARQVMISNGQQTMGVALPWAIGAWLVNPGRKVVSVSGDGGFLQSSMELETAVRLNANVLHIIWVDNGYNMVAIQEEKKYQRLSGVEFGPVDFKAYADAFGAKGFAVESAEALEPTLRAAMDVDGPAVVAIPVDYSDNPLLMGQLHLSQIL; from the coding sequence ATGGTTGTCGGCCAGCTGGAAGCGCAGGGCGTGAAGCAGGTGTTCGGCATCCCGGGCGCGAAAATCGACAAGGTCTTTGACTCCCTGCTGGACTCCTCCATCGAAATTATTCCGGTGCGTCATGAGGCCAACGCGGCGTTTATGGCGGCCGCGGTAGGACGGTTGACCGGCAAAGCGGGGGTGGCGCTGGTGACCTCCGGTCCGGGCTGTTCCAACCTGATCACCGGCATTGCCACCGCCAACAGCGAGGGCGATCCGGTGGTGGCGCTGGGCGGGGCGGTCAAACGCGCCGATAAAGCGAAGCTGGTGCATCAGAGCATGGACACCGTCGCCATGTTCAGCCCGGTGACCAAATACGCCGTTGAGGTCAGCTCGCCGGACGCGATTGCCGAGGTGGTATCGAACGCGTTTCGCGCCGCCGAGCACGGCAGGCCGGGGGGCGCGTTCGTCAGCCTGCCGCAGGATATCGTTGACCAGCCCGCGACGGGGGCGATTTTGCCCGCCAGCGGCGCGGCGCGGATGGGCCCGGCACCCGAGTCAGCGATTAACGACGTGGCGAAGCTCGTCGAAAACGCCAAAAACCCGGTCATCTTGCTTGGCCTGATGGCCAGCCAGCCCGCGAACAGCGCCGCGCTGCGCACGCTGCTGGAGAAAAGCCGCATTCCGGTCACCAGCACCTATCAGGCCGCCGGGGCGGTGAACCAGGAGAACTTTACCCGCTTCGCCGGACGCGTCGGGCTGTTCAATAACCAGGCGGGCGACCGGCTGCTCCATCTGGCGGATCTGATTATCTGCATCGGCTACAGCCCGGTGGAATACGAGCCGTCCATGTGGAACAGCGGCGACGCCACGCTGGTGCACATTGACGTGCTGCCTGCCTATGAAGAGCGTAACTACGTGCCGGATCTCGAGCTGGTGGGGGACATCGCCGAAACGCTGAACCTGCTCGCTAACCGCATCGATCACAAGCTGGAGCTGAGCCAACGTGCTTCAGAGATCCTAGTCGATCGCCAGCATCAGCGCGATCTGCTCGATCGCCGCGGCGCCTCGCTCAACCAGTTTGCGCTGCACCCGCTGCGCATCGTGCGCGCCATGCAGGACATCGTGAATAGCGACGTGACGCTCACCGTGGATATGGGCAGCTTCCACATCTGGATCGCCCGCTACCTTTACAGCTTCCGCGCGCGTCAGGTGATGATCTCCAACGGCCAGCAGACCATGGGCGTCGCGCTGCCGTGGGCGATTGGCGCGTGGCTGGTCAATCCGGGCCGCAAGGTGGTGTCGGTCTCCGGTGACGGCGGCTTCCTGCAGTCGAGTATGGAGCTCGAAACCGCGGTACGCCTCAACGCCAACGTGCTGCACATCATCTGGGTGGATAACGGCTACAACATGGTTGCCATTCAGGAAGAGAAAAAATACCAGCGCCTTTCCGGCGTCGAGTTCGGCCCGGTCGATTTCAAAGCCTATGCCGACGCCTTCGGCGCGAAAGGCTTTGCCGTGGAGAGCGCCGAGGCGCTCGAACCGACGCTGCGCGCGGCGATGGATGTGGACGGGCCTGCCGTGGTGGCGATCCCCGTCGACTACAGCGATAACCCGCTGCTGATGGGCCAGCTCCATCTCAGCCAGATTTTGTGA